Genomic segment of Streptomyces zhihengii:
CGGCCCCCGCCGCTTTCCCACGACCCGCTGCGTTCACTAGCATCGGCGCAGCCACCGATTCGACGATGTCTCAAAGGGGATCGAGTTCGTGTCCGTCGCACGTCGACCGCTGCTGACCGCGACCGCCGCAGGGAGCCTCCTGTGCGCGCTGTGGTTCGTCCCTTCGGCGAACGCGACCGCCGAGAGACCGGCCGCCGGCCAGGAGCGGGCGCAGGACGCCGCCGCCCGGGCCGCGGCCGCCGAGGCCGCCGGCGAGGAGCTGCGGCTCGCGGACACAGGTGCCGGGATGGACACCACGCCGTACGTGATCGGCGGCTCGGCCTTCCTCGCGATCGGAGCGGGCTTCGTGGCGTACTCGGTGCGCCGGAGCCACGCCTACGCGCTCTGAGGGCACTCCCCGCGAGCCACGCCCGCGCGCTCCGATGGCACTCCCCGCGAGCCACGCCTACGCGCTCCGAGGACTTCCCCGGAGCCACGCCCGCGCGCTCCGAGGGCACTCCCCCGCACCGCCGTGCCGCCGGGCACCCGCCCCCGCGCGTCCGCCCCGGGCCGCGGGAGGCGGACCGGGGCGGCGCGGGGCCCGGGAGGCCCCAGGCCCCAGACGTCAGGCGTCAGGCGTCAGGCCCCAGGCGTCAGGCCAGGGGGCCCGTCACGGGCTCCACGGCCGCGAGGAGCCTGCCGTCCCGCACGAAGGCGTCCGCGGCCTCCAGGTCGGGCGCGAGGAAGCGGTCGGGGCCGGGGCCCTCGACGCCGGCGGCCCGCAGGGCGGCGATGGCCGCCCGGGAGGCCGGGGCCGGCGTCAGATGGCGGCGCAGCTCGATGGCCCGGGTCGCCGCGTACAGCTCGACGGCGACGATCCGGTTGAGGTTGCCGATCGCGGTGCGCAGCTTGCGCGCGGCGGACCAGCCCATGGAGACGTGGTCCTCCTGCATCGCGGAGGACGGGATGGAGTCGGCCGACGCCGGGACGGCGAGCCGCTTCATCTCGCTGACCAGGGCGGCCTGCGTGTACTGGGCGATCATCAGACCGGAGTCGACGCCCGCGTCGTCCGCGAGGAACGGCGGCAGGCCGTGCGAGCGGTTCTTGTCGAGCAGCCGGTCCGTGCGGCGCTCGGCGATGGATCCGAGGTCCGCGGCGGCGATGGCGAGGAAGTCGAGCACGTACGCGACGGGCGCGCCGTGGAAGTTGCCGTTGGACTCGACGCGGCCGTCGGGCAGGATCACCGGGTTGTCGACGGCGGAGGCGAGCTCGCGGTCGGCGACGAGGCGGGCGTGGGCCATGGTGTCCCGGCCCGCGCCCGCGACCTGCGGGGCGCAGCGCACGGAGTAGGCGTCCTGGACGCGCGGCGCCTCCTCCTCCTGGAAGTGGCCGGTGAGGCCGGAGCCCTCCAGGACGGCGAGCATGTTGGCCGCGGACGCGCCCTGGCCGGGGTGCGGCCGGATGGCGTGCAGTTCGGGGGCGAGGACCCGGGCGGTGCCGAGCAGGGCCTCCAGGGAGAGGGCCGCGGTGACGTCGGCGGACTTGTAGAGCCGTTCGAGGTCGGCGAGGGCCATGATCAGCATGCCGAGCATGCCGTCGGTGCCGTTGAGGAGGGCGAGGCCCTCCTTCTCGCGCAGCTCGACGGGCTGGATGCCGTGGGCGGCGAGCAGCTCGCCGGCGGGCCGCACGGTGCCGTCGGGGCCCTCGGCGTCGCCCTCGCCCATGAGGGCCAGGGCGCAGTGCGAGAGCGGTGCGAGGTCGCCGGAGCAGCCGAGGGAGCCGTACTCGTGGACGACGGGCGTGATGCCCGCGTTCAGCAGGTCGGCCATGGTCTGCGCGACCTCGGGGCGGACGCCGGTGCGGCCGGAGCAGACGGTCTTCAGGCGCAGGAACATCAGCGCGCGCACGACCTCGCGCTCGACGCGCGGCCCCATGCCGGCGGCGTGCGAGCGGACGATGTTGCGCTGGAGCTGGGCACGCAGCTCGGGGCTGATGTGCCGGGTGGCCAGGGCGCCGAAGCCGGTGGAGACGCCGTAGACGGGCTCGGGCTTGGCGGCCAGGGCGTCCACGACGGCACGGGCCGCGGCGAGCGCGGCGACGGCTTCGGCGGCGATCTCGACGCGGGCGTCCCGGCGGGCCACGGCGACGACGTCATCGGCGGTGGTACCGGACGTCCCCACCACCACAGTGTGCATATCCATATTCAGAAGCCTACGGACTGAATCCCAACCTGTCACCAGTAGTCGCCGGTTCCGCCCCTTACGGCCCGGCCGCACGCCGCCGGCCTGCGCGGACGTCCGCGCCGTGCCCCGGGGCGGGCGGCGGCGTCAGGGCTCGCTCCAGGGCTCCCGGGCCTCGGCGTCGTCCTCCGGGCTGGCGTCACGGAAGCGGCGGCGGTCCTGCGGGGCGCGCGGCGGGGAGTCGGCGAGCCGCAGCACCGTGCCGTCCCGGCCGGCCACCACGGGGCCCGGCGAGCGCGCCGCCTTGGCCCGGTACTGCGCGGCATCGGCCAGCCGGAACAGCCGGCGGCCGGAGACCACCTGCCCGATCGGGTCGCCGGTCGACGCG
This window contains:
- the hutH gene encoding histidine ammonia-lyase codes for the protein MHTVVVGTSGTTADDVVAVARRDARVEIAAEAVAALAAARAVVDALAAKPEPVYGVSTGFGALATRHISPELRAQLQRNIVRSHAAGMGPRVEREVVRALMFLRLKTVCSGRTGVRPEVAQTMADLLNAGITPVVHEYGSLGCSGDLAPLSHCALALMGEGDAEGPDGTVRPAGELLAAHGIQPVELREKEGLALLNGTDGMLGMLIMALADLERLYKSADVTAALSLEALLGTARVLAPELHAIRPHPGQGASAANMLAVLEGSGLTGHFQEEEAPRVQDAYSVRCAPQVAGAGRDTMAHARLVADRELASAVDNPVILPDGRVESNGNFHGAPVAYVLDFLAIAAADLGSIAERRTDRLLDKNRSHGLPPFLADDAGVDSGLMIAQYTQAALVSEMKRLAVPASADSIPSSAMQEDHVSMGWSAARKLRTAIGNLNRIVAVELYAATRAIELRRHLTPAPASRAAIAALRAAGVEGPGPDRFLAPDLEAADAFVRDGRLLAAVEPVTGPLA